The Thunnus thynnus chromosome 2, fThuThy2.1, whole genome shotgun sequence genome includes a region encoding these proteins:
- the ep400 gene encoding E1A-binding protein p400 isoform X4 has protein sequence MHHGSGSQNMQRQLQRSKSVSGSEAEEQQQPTMAVTQQQATVNHPQSPVTTFSSAASPSAPQSPNYQIIMSRSPVTGQNMNITLQNVGQIVPGNQITLTPLPLQNPASPGFQHTTPQWRFEHAPSSYIQVTSPVPQPMQPQSPTQHSPVPLQGVTRPGAPATALGVCGQSPTRFVEAGMLVRQISLSSPPGSGHFVYQDGTALAQIAPATPGQVQLASPGAPGSVRERRLSQPHSQTGGTIHHLGPQSPVAPGTALPTLGSPGHITTSNLPPQISSIIQGQLARPMIFEKTPQSVVAGVGTTATASFSIPSSIPPSSPSLTSSSQGTPNNPLAPTSMVVGTMKKQVPKKLEEIAPSTPEIALLRKQCLEHNTKKMESLKEVFKEYLIELFFLQHLQGNMMDYLAFKKKPCVPLYTYLRQNDLDLEDEEEEEEQSEVINDEVKVVTGKDGQAVTPVAIATQLPPNVSAAFSSQQQFQGHQGTAAGTIANPGDMDAFKRQQAMVQAGGMPPTPQAVQIAGQKQNQQQYDPSKGPPVQNAASLHTPPPQLPGRLPQGALPMAGLPMTLSQQAQLVESTAQPGGQLQMKVQTGGPVLATVNPHTQLQAQLQQQMQPGLHLQLQPQQQQSQAMLQSGQATVALARPGTESNQPVQRIMTNSISLTSMSPAPNSVPTPHTTSPLRPLGSNINPSTQSKLTGTNGVSAVKIGGFGQSATMQSSQEGSQDKQVEQAKLESQVHQRISELRKEGQWSASRLPKLVEASRPKSHWDYLLEEMQWMAADFAQERRWKEAAAKKLVRTCARYHQEQKKSEERSKKEREIHLRHIASTIAREVEFFWSNIEQVVEIKLHFEIYEKRLKALSLQKASAKVPGQSTGEKADKEEVATSTRKRKSSSSLADKDVPDEESTIEEQEAVEGVADHKAELVDLAKDAEMPLDALMKQYAGAYVDSFEWPQPSPHSDENDMEETEGMECPASSPPEAVLIDSLLSVDQYRAADKASSSDSDGNPARDIAEVAAATELILPKGSFRTTSSTRSPAPFLLHGSLREYQQIGVDWLVNLYKKHLNGILADETGLGKTVQTVAYMAHLAGQEGIWGPHLIVVRTCKLLNWEVEFKRWCPGLKILLYLGNKRERRSQRMWWGEANSFHVCVTSYKLLMKDQSHFLRRRWRHLVLDEVQLIKNMTEKHWETIFALKSEQRILLINTPLQNTLKELWTMIHFLMPGITRPYSDFPVKAGTDQNQDYCHKLVIRLHRMIQPFILRRSKRDVEKQLPKKYEHILKCRLSSRQKSLYEDILTQPGAQEALKTGHFVSVLQVLMQLQRVCNHPDLVSPRETSSSYFSSPLQYNIPSLVLGALQNDSSKIANMSIFDLINNENRLTRYQTEEAVPKLKVTQQLIEEIYTGPDPPPRPKPCPIKPMRLFQPVQYGTKPEGRLGAITTTAGPRPSTSSPATSTSVSTTSQSAQTRGKSPVTTATATATSHAVGTATQRAQTTSSVSSSSSNTAASTVASSGSSGLGQHVLGAAPVALGQTLAGTVVGSIAPISQPGIAHVPRPALAPSHAIQPSLLSQRLVLTSQAQARLPSGDVVKIGQLANIAGSQNRISQPETPVTLQFQGNKFTLSPSQLRQLTTGQPLQLQGNILQIVSAPGQQIIRPQGSMVMQTMPQAVPASNASATPGTPHPALSTAQQALGVTTNATAAATKLTTAAHAGSQESSEEKTQQMKQRLSRLFEANEQRCSRRVLYGSDLLQACTVSSEPGHSALTAGGWRWVGRESCLRAQRTCVATTSTLQSTLLSVEDRLEAASSLIKRLECVVPAAVALPPLLYAANPPVPYSLAQKSLHCRLQEASAPHSADIHHLVTGRLFHFPDMQLMQMDSGKLEALAILLQKLRSESRRVLIFTQMMKMLDILEAFLDYRQLTYVRVDESFTPDERQENMKRFNRNRQVFCSILTNHCCATVGTVFDADTIIFYDTDLNPSMDARTQEWCDKIGRSKDIHIYRLESGNSIEEKLLKNGTKDLIREVAAQGTDYTLAFLTQRTIHDLFEVEAGSGEKVEEFVVLHQEPSASEAISPRVARPYIQALHSINLDALPEEDEQQLEEVELTEKGSAEDDQESQSQVKEEPAQIEELNAVMEQLTPIERYALHYLEYLHISDDETVLKERLECSKRGWELQQLQKLKEEEDERQVMEGDEDLFTYTREDAYNMEYVFDAEDGHTEIMPIWTPPTPPQDDNDIYIDSVMCLMYDTTPMPESKLPPIYIRKEHKRLKMDPSAAARKKKKGHGETVIPPRSLFEKASMLKVRREGKDQKKNFSLKQQAPFAKPLPSLVKPAMEAGQDNPEWLISEDWALLQAVKQLLELPLNLTIVSPAHTPNWDLVSDVVNSCSRIYRSPKQCRNRYENVIIPREEGKLVYEANPKKKTKSIYKSKNSRPLRTCQIYTQDDNATHIQLYNSRFELMKIVASKRSPPIKPLLGMNPFQKNPKHASVLAESGISYDKPLPPIQVASQRAERIAKEKKALAEQQKAQQLAQQQAGAPQASPGQAQTPAAGQAQAQVPQAAAVAGAAAVPNAAVLAGAIKNATVGTTIQAATVGGNVIVNTVAGVPPSPFQANKRLASPVIPGTLSPAGAAGAQVVHAQQRAVTAAAAPAEVVAIAAGQGVRAVTPVTASAVVSTTLSPVQSQTRPLVTQVTPATGMQLQQGKPLTPAHLQMLRQQQLQQQQQQQAASPQIKAVGKPQELLKMHKHKLQLQQQQQQQVAAAVAAAQGQQAAGAQQTTQVQPAQAAQANPQLAAVAAPRPGAVLTGTTVANLQVARLTRVPTQGQIQAQAGQTAQVTLTKPPVVSVPAVVSSAGVTTLPVTVAGISVAIGQAQKTGGPVLTPSFPQMQVQQLLQMKKQQAAAVQAAAAAQQKAGQPQGQATVQQKQMTVQAAQPTQQTQQKVTYAATTQLQPGIKTQFFTTSIAQAQKPSGAQQIQVAKLPQIVQQQPTVANIQQIVSSPQQIQAQPQTVALTQAATSAPAQVQMIPAGTATAQVVQPKLIQQPVVTAAASPQIQTPPPHSPAQQTAAPSTAESPAQQPAQPQQPTKGQARQGSIRAKTPAKPSGGTS, from the exons ATGCACCATGGAAGTGGATCACAGAATATGCAACGACAACTCCAGAGATCCAAGTCTGTCAGTGGGTCTGaagcagaggagcagcagcaacCCACCATGGCAGTTACACAGCAGCAAGCTACAGTTAACCATCCTCAATCACCTGTGACTACATTTTCTTCTGCTGCCAGCCCTTCTGCCCCCCAGTCGCCCAATTATCAGATAATCATGAGTCGTAGCCCAGTCACTGGACAGAACATGAACATCACTTTACAAAATGTGGGACAGATTGTGCCTGGCAACCAGATCACCCTAACCCCACTCCCCCTCCAGAACCCAGCATCTCCCGGCTTCCAGCATACTACACCTCAGTGGAGGTTTGAGCATGCTCCATCTTCCTACATCCAGGTCACCTCACCTGTGCCCCAACCCATGCAGCCCCAAAGTCCCACCCAACACAGTCCAGTCCCTCTGCAAGGTGTGACAAGGCCAGGAGCCCCTGCGACAGCATTGGGTGTCTGTGGACAGAGTCCAACACGATTTGTTGAAGCCGGTATGCTAGTGCGGCAAATCAGTTTAAGCAGTCCACCGGGAAGTGGCCATTTTGTTTACCAGGACGGGACAGCGTTGGCCCAGATTGCCCCTGCCACACCTGGCCAGGTACAGCTggcctctccaggagcaccaggCTCTGTGAGAGAACGCCGGCTGTCTCAGCCTCACTCACAGACTGGAGGCACCATTCACCACCTCGGACCTCAAAGTCCTGTGGCCCCCGGGACTGCTCTGCCCACTCTGGGAAGCCCAGGTCACATCACCACTTCCAACCTACCTCCACAGATAAGCAGCATCATTCAAGGACAGCTTGCGCGCCCTATGATATTTGAGAAGACACCACAGAGTGTGGTTGCTGGAGTAGGAACCACAGCCACAGCATCCTTTAGTATACCCTCCTCCATTCCACCATCTAGCCCATCCCTCACCAGTTCATCCCAAGGGACCCCCAATAATCCTCTTGCACCCACCAGCATGGTAGTGGGAACTATGAAAAAACAGGTTCCCAAGAAGTTAGAGGAAATTGCTCCTTCTACTCCAGAGATAGCTCTGCTAAGGAAACAATGCTTGGAGCACAATACCAAGAAGATGGAGAGCCTGAAGGAGGTGTTCAAAGAATATCTGATTGAGCTGTTCTTTCTCCAGCACCTGCAAGGGAACATGATGGACTACTTAGCCTTTAAGAAGAAACCCTGTGTTCCCTTGTACACTTACTTGAGACAGAACGACTTGGACcttgaagatgaagaggaagaagaagaacaatCTGAGGTCATTAATGATGAG GTGAAGGTTGTCACTGGAAAGGATGGTCAAGCTGTGACACCAGTTGCCATAGCAACACAGCTTCCTCCCAATGTTTCTGCAGCTTTCTCTTCCCAGCAGCAATTTCAG GGACATCAAGGGACTGCTGCTGGCACCATTGCCAACCCCGGAGACATGGATGCCTTTAAGAGGCAACAGGCCATGGTGCAAGCAG GCGGGATGCCGCCTACTCCCCAAGCGGTCCAGATTGCAGGACAGAAGCAGAACCAGCAACAATACGACCCATCCAAAGGACCTCCAGTCCAGAATGCAGCCAGCCTGCACACCCCTCCCCCCCAGCTGCCTGGCAGGTTGCCCCAAGGTGCCCTCCCTATGGCAGGCCTGCCCATGACACTCTCTCAGCAGGCTCAGTTAGTGGAGAGTACAGCCCAGCCAGGTGGTCAGCTCCAGATGAAGGTGCAGACAGGTGGGCCTGTTCTGGCCACAGTAAACCCCCACACACAGCTCCAGGCCCAACTCCAGCAGCAGATGCAGCCTGgtcttcatcttcagttgcAGCCTCAGCAGCAACAATCCCAGGCCATGCTACAGTCAGGACAAGCG ACGGTGGCCCTTGCTCGCCCTGGGACAGAGTCAAACCAACCAGTTCAAAGGATTATGACCAACTCAATATCCTTGACCTCCATGTCTCCTGCTCCCAACTCTGTTCCAACCCCCCATACTACAAGTCCTCTTCGTCCTCTTGGCTCCAACATCAACCCAAGCACCCAGTCCAAACTGACTGGAACCAATGGTGTCTCTGCAGTCAAAATTGGTGGGTTTGGTCAAAGTGCAACCATGCAGTCCTCGCAGGAGGGTTCTCAAGATAAGCAAGTTGAGCAAGCTAAACTG GAGAGTCAAGTGCATCAACGCATCTCTGAGCTGAGAAAGGAGGGCCAGTGGTCAGCCAGTAGGCTTCCCAAGCTTGTGGAAGCCTCGCGTCCAAAGTCCCACTGGGATTACCTTCTGGAGGAGATGCAGTGGATGGCAGCTGACTTTGCCCAGGAGAGGAGGTGGAAAGAGGCTGCTGCCAAGAAG CTTGTTCGCACATGTGCCCGCTACCATCAAGAGCAGAAGAAAAGTGAAGAGAGGTCAAAGAAAGAACGGGAAATTCATCTTCGTCACATTGCCAGCACAATTGCCCGAGAGGTGGAGTTCTTCTGGTCTAACATTGAGCAG gttGTGGAAATTAAACTTCATTTTGAAATTTATGAAAAGAGGCTCAAAGCCCTCAGCTTACAAAAAGCCTCAGCCAAAG TACCTGGTCAGTCAACAGGAGAGAAAGCTGATAAAGAG GAAGTGGCCACTTCaactagaaaaagaaaatcaagttcatctttggctgataaagatg TCCCAGATGAAGAGAGCACCATAGAGGAACAGGAGGCCGTGGAAGGGGTAGCAGACCACAAAGCAGAGTTGGTTGACCTCGCCAAAGATG CTGAGATGCCTCTGGATGCTTTGATGAAACAATATGCTGGCGCCTACGTTGACAGCTTTGAGTGGCCTCAGCCTAGTCCTCATAGTGATGAGAATGACATGGAAGAGACTGAAG GTATGGAGTGTCCTGCGAGCAGTCCACCTGAGGCAGTGCTGATTGACTCCCTGCTCAGTGTGGACCAGTACCGTGCTGCGGACAAGGCCTCTTCCAGTGACTCTGATGGGAACCCCGCCAGAGACATAGCTGAAGTTGCTGCTGCCACAGAGCTAATACTGCCCAAGGGCAGCTTCAGGACCACTTCCTCC acCCGCAGCCCAGCTCCCTTTCTACTGCATGGCTCACTGCGAGAATATCAGCAAATTGGTGTGGACTGGTTGGTGAACCTTTACAAGAAACACCTCAATGGTATCCTCGCTGACGAGACTGGCCTCGGCAAGACCGTACAGACTGTGGCTTACATGGCCCACTTAGCTGGCCAAGAGG GCATCTGGGGACCCCACCTTATTGTGGTAAGGACGTGCAAGTTGCTAAATTGGGAGGTGGAGTTCAAGCGCTGGTGTCCTGGCCTAAAGATCCTCCTGTACCTGGGCAACAAAAGGGAGCGCAGATCTCAGAGAATG TGGTGGGGAGAAGCCAACAGCTTCCATGTCTGTGTGACATCCTACAAGCTCCTGATGAAGGACCAGAGCCATTTTCTGAGGCGAAGGTGGAGGCACCTGGTCCTGGACGAAGTGCagctcatcaaaaacatgactgaaaaaCACTGGGAAACAATCTTTGCTCTTAAAAG TGAGCAGAGGATCCTCCTCATCAACACTCCTCTACAGAACACCCTAAAAGAGCTGTGGACCATGATCCACTTCCTTATGCCAGGAATCACCAGGCCTTATTCTGACTTCCCTGTTAAGGCAGGCACAGACCAGAACCAGGACTACTGCCACAAATTGGTCATCCGGCTGCACAGG ATGATCCAGCCTTTCATTCTGAGGCGCTCCAAAAGGGATGTGGAGAAACAACTGCCCAAGAAGTACGAGCACATCCTGAAGTGCCGCCTCTCCAGCAGACAGAAGAGCCTTTATGAGGATATCCTTACTCAACCAGG AGCCCAGGAGGCGCTGAAGACAGGTCATTTTGTCAGCGTGCTTCAGGTCTTGATGCAGTTACAGCGAGTGTGTAACCACCCTGATCTGGTGTCACCCAGAGAGACAAGCAGCTCCtacttctcctctcctctgcaaTACAATATCCCATCATTGGTGCTGGGAGCGCTGCAGAATGACTCAAGCAAG ATTGCAAACATGTCCATATTTGATCTGATCAATAATGAGAATAGACTGACTCGGTATCAGACTGAAGAGGCAGTACCCAAACTGAAAGTCACACAGCAGCTCATAGAGGAGATCTACACTGGTCCAGATCCACCACCACGACCCAAGCCATGCCCGATAAAACCCATGAG ATTGTTCCAACCAGTGCAGTATGGGACAAAGCCAGAAGGTCGCCTAGGTGCCATCACAACTACAGCAGGCCCGCGTCCTTCAACGAGCTCTCCTGCTACTAGCACCTCCGTTTCCACCACCAGCCAGTCAGCCCAGACCAGGGGCAAGTCCCCCGTCACCACTGCAACTGCTACAGCCACCTCTCATG CGGTTGGAACAGCTACACAGAGAGCCCAGACTACCTcttctgtcagcagcagcagcagcaacactgccGCCTCCACTGTAGCCTCCTCTGGGAGCAGTGGCCTTGGGCAGCATGTGTTGGGGGCTGCCCCTGTGGCCTTGGGCCAGACCTTAGCTGGCACAGTTGTGGGATCTATAGCTCCCATTAGCCAGCCTGGAATAGCACACGTCCCCAGGCCAGCTCTAGCCCCCAGCCACGCCATCCAGCCCAGCTTACTGTCCCAGAGGCTGGTTCTTACATCCCAGGCCCAGGCACGGTTGCCTA GTGGAGACGTGGTGAAGATCGGTCAGCTGGCCAACATAGCGGGTAGTCAGAATCGTATCTCCCAGCCAGAGACTCCTGTCACTCTGCAATTTCAGGGCAACAAGTTCACTTTATCCCCCAGCCAGCTCCGCCAGCTCACCACCGGACAGCCCTTGCAGCTCCAAG GGAACATCCTGCAGATTGTGTCAGCTCCAGGGCAGCAGATCATCAGGCCCCAGGGATCCATGGTAATGCAAACAATGCCACAAGCTGTTCCTGCCTCCAACGCCTCAGCTACACCTGGTACACCTCATCCTGCTCTGTCAACAGCCCAACAAG cgCTGGGTGTGACTACAAATGCCACAGCAGCCGCCACCAAGCTTACTACTGCAGCTCATGCTGGATCACAG GAGTCTTCAGAAGAAAAGACTCAGCAGATGAAGCAGCGTTTGAGCCGCCTCTTTGAAGCAAATGAGCAACGTTGTAGCCGCAGAGTGTTGTATGGGTCAGACCTGCTGCAGGCATGCACTGTGAGCTCAGAGCCTGGTCACTCTGCCCTGACTGCTGGAGGCTGGAGGTGGGTGGGTAGAGAGAGCTGCCTCAGGGCCCAGAGAACCTGTGTGGCAACCACCTCTACTCTACAGTCTACCCTGCTCTCTGTCGAGGACCGGCTGGAGGCTGCCAGCAGCCTGATCAAGAG GCTGGAATGTGTGGTGCCTGCAGCTGTAGCCCTGCCTCCTCTCCTGTATGCAGCCAATCCCCCGGTTCCTTACAGCCTTGCACAGAAGTCCCTCCACTGTCGGCTACAGGAGGCCTCTGCTCCCCACAGCGCCGACATCCACCACTTGGTGACCGGGCGTCTCTTCCATTTTCCTGACATGCAGCTAATGCAGATGGACTCAG gTAAACTGGAAGCGCTTGCTATTCTGCTGCAGAAGCTTAGGTCAGAGAGCCGCCGTGTCCTCATCTTTACtcagatgatgaagatgttAGACATCCTTGAGGCCTTCCTAGATTACAGGCAACTCACTTATGTGCGGGTGGATGAAAGCTTCACTCCTGACGAGCGACAG GAGAATATGAAGAGGTTTAACAGGAACAGACAGGTGTTCTGCAGCATCCTGACCAACCACTGCTGCGCTACAGTTGGAACTGTCTTTGATGCAGACACCATCATCTTCTATGACACAGACCTAAATCCCAGCATGGACGCCCGCACTCAGGAGTGGTGTGACAAAATTGGACGCTCCAAGGATATACACATTTACAG GTTGGAGAGTGGGAACTCCATTGAAGAGAAGCTGTTGAAGAACGGCACCAAGGACCTGATCAGAGAGGTGGCTGCCCAGGGCACTGACTACACTCTGGCTTTCCTCACACAA CGGACAATCCATGATTTGTTTGAGGTGGAGGCAGGCTCTGGGGAGAAGGTGGAGGAGTTTGTGGTTCTTCACCAGGAGCCATCAGCCTCTGAGGCCATCTCTCCCAGAGTGGCTAGACCCTACATCCAGGCTCTCCACAGCATAAATCTGGATGCCCTGCCAGAGGAGGAtgagcagcagctggaggaggtggagttAACAGAAAAGGGTTCAGCAGAGGACGATCAGGAGTCACAGAGCCAGGTTAAAGAAGAGCCTGCTCAGATAGAGGAGCTGAATGCGGTCATGGAACAG CTCACACCGATCGAAAGGTATGCCCTGCATTACCTGGAGTACCTTCACATCAGTGACGATGAAACTGTTCTCAAG GAGAGATTAGAGTGCTCTAAGAGAGGCtgggagctgcagcagctgcagaagctgaaggaggaggaggatgagcggcaggtgatggagggagatgaaGATCTCTTCACCTACACCAGAGAGGATGCCTACAACATG GAGTATGTATTTGATGCGGAGGACGGCCATACAGAAATCATGCCg ATTTGGACTCCACCCACACCGCCGCAGGATGACAACGACATTTACATCGACTCTGTGATGTGTCTAATGTATGACACCACACCCATGCCAGAGTCCAAGCTGCCTCCTATTTACATCCGCAAGGAGCACAAGAGACTCAAGATGGATCCCTCAG caGCTgccaggaagaagaagaaaggccATGGGGAAACAGTCATTCCTCCTCGCTCCCTTTTCGAAAAGGCCAGCATGCTCAAAGTTCGTCGCGAGGGCAAGGACCAGAAAAAGAACTTCTCCCTCAAGCAGCAGGCACCCTTTGCCAAGCCCCTGCCCTCGCTGGTTAAACCTGCCATGGAGGCCGGTCAGGACAACCCAGAGTGGCTTATCAGTGAGGACTGGGCTCTGCTTCAG GCTGtaaagcagctgctggagctgccTCTGAACCTGACAATCGTGTCTCCTGCCCACACTCCCAACTGGGATTTGGTGAGCGATGTGGTGAACTCCTGCAGCCGCATATACCGCTCGCCCAAACAGTGTCGCAACCGCTATGAGAATGTCATCATTCCCAGAGAAGAGGGCAAG TTGGTGTATGAGGCAAACCCCAAGAAGAAAACCAAGAGCATATACAAG TCTAAGAACAGCCGTCCTCTAAGGACCTGTCAGATCTACACACAGGATGACAACGCCACTCACATTCAGCTCTACAACAGCCGCTTTGAACTAATGAAGATCGTTGCCAGCAAGCGGAGCCCACCGATAAAACCGCT GCTTGGCATGAATCCATTCCAAAAGAATCCCAAACATGCCTCCGTCTTGGCAGAAAG TGGGATCAGCTACGACAAGCCCCTACCTCCCATTCAGGTGGCATCTCAACGTGCTGAGAGGATTGCCAAGGAGAAAAAG gccCTTGCAGAGCAGCAGAAGGCTCAGCAGTTGGCGCAGCAGCAGGCTGGAGCTCCCCAGGCTTCACCCGGCCAGGCCCAGACTCCCGCTGCTGGCCAGGCTCAGGCTCAGGTCCCTCAGGCTGCCGCAGttgctggagctgctgctgtgccTAATGCAGCTGTTCTG gCTGGAGCCATAAAAAATGCCACTGTGGGCACAACCATCCAGGCTG CAACTGTAGGGGGGAATGTGATTGTGAACACAGTAGCTGGAGTTCCTCCAAGTCCCTTCCAGGCCAACAAACGCCTGGCATCTCCAGTCATACCAGGCACCCTGTCT CCTGCTGGTGCCGCTGGAGCCCAGGTGGTCCATGCACAACAGAGGGCAgttacagctgctgctgcccctGCAGAAGTGGTAGCCATAGCTGCAGGGCAGGGCGTTCGAGCCGTTACCCCAGTGACAGCATCTGCAGTAGTTTCTACCACTCTGAGCCCGGTGCAGTCACAGACTCGCCCACTTGTCACTCAAGTCACACCAG CCACAGGTATGCAGTTGCAACAAGGAAAGCCTCTCACTCCAGCCCACCTGCAGATGCTCCGGCAGCAACAgctgcaacagcagcagcaacagcaggctGCCTCCCCACAGATCAAAGCTGTCGGCAAACCACAG GAGTTGTTAAAGATGCACAAGCATAAGTTGCAgctgcagcaacagcagcagcagcaggtagctgcagcagtggcagcagcccAGGGTCAACAGGCTGCAGGGGCCCAGCAGACCACCCAGGTTCAACCTGCACAGGCTGCCCAAGCCAATCCCCAGCTAGCAGCTGTGGCAGCACCCAGACCTGGAGCCGTGCTGACTGGTACCACAGTGGCCAACCTGCAGGTGGCTAGACTG ACTCGCGTGCCCACTCAGGGCCAGATTCAGGCTCAGGCAGGACAGACGGCTCAAGTGACCCTCACCAAGCCTCCTGTGGTCTCCGTGCCTGCTGTGGTCTCATCTGCTGGCGTCACCACACTGCCAGTCACTGTAGCAGGGATTAGTGTGGCTATTGGCCAGGCCCAGAAAACAG GTGGTCCTGTGCTGACGCCGTCCTTCCCCCAGATGCAGGTCCAGCAGCTGCTTCAGATGAAGAAGCAGCAGGCGGCGGCAGTtcaggcagcagctgcagcccaGCAGAAGGCAGGGCAGCCACAAGGACAGGCCACTGTACAGCAGAAG CAGATGACAGTACAGGCAGCCCAGCCTACCcagcaaacacagcagaaggtGACCTACGCTGCCACCACCCAGCTTCAACCAGGGATCAAGACCCAGTTCTTTACTACATCCATCGCCCAGGCTCAGAAACCCAGTGGAGCTCAACAAATCCAG GTGGCTAAGCTCCCACAAATAGTGCAGCAGCAGCCTACTGTGGCCAATATTCAACAAATCGTGTCTTCTCCTCAGCAG